DNA from Marinobacter sp. SS13-12:
GTCGCGCAAGCGTCTGTTGATCCGACACCGGGAGCCCGCTTTCAGCGGGCATCCTTCACCGGCCGGAGGTCGGAAGCGCGAGGGATATGGAGGGCGTCAGTCCCGCAACGCGGGATGAGCGATTAGCGAACCCGGAGAAGCCCGCCCCGAAGGGCGCGCCCAAGTTAACGCCTTACGACAATTGATCAAACAGAGCCTGCTCTGTAGTCTCTGTTCACATAAACCTATCCGACACCAGTAAATAACTATGGCGTCAAGACAGATTGCTTCAACGTTTAGTTAATTAGTTGTGAAAGTTGAAGCGCAGCCACGGATGGACGACCAATGAGTAGTTTCAAAATACCTTTTGGCCTCAGAAAAGAACGGCTAGTCGAGGTCGATGATGTCCCTTCAGGTTTAAGATGTGATTGCGTTTGCCCTGGTTGCAAAAGAGAGTTAATCGCAAGAAAGGGCGAGGTGAATGCCCATCATTTCGCCCATGCTCACGCCAAAGATAGTGATCTTTGCGAATACGGAACTGAAACCGCGATTCATCTGATGGCAAAGCAAATCCTCTGCGAAGAAAAAAGGATATTTGCCCCAGAGACCCTTATTGCAAGGAAAGACGTTGATGATCGAGGCAACAGCCACACGGCGTCTCGCGTAGCTCACAGCAAAGGTTTGCTTATCTTCAATGAGGTAATCAGTGAGAAATCGTTTGGCGGGACGATCCCTGACATCCTTGCAAACGTGGGTGGCGAACAGTTCATTATTGAGATCGCAGTCACCCATTTTTGTAACAAAGATAAGATTTCCACGTTTCGAGAAAAGCATTGCAACGTCCTTGAGGTCGATCTTCGATCATTCACGAAAAGCCTCCCGACCAAGGAGGATTTGCGATCCTATCTGGTGCAAGAAGAAGCTACCCGCGAGTGGCTCTCACTCAAATCGTATACAGATGTAGAAAAACAAGTAGAGGAGGAACTGCAAGATAGGATTTCGGCGGCCAATGAGCGAAATAAGGCCAAAACTGTGACCCACATTGAACGCCCGAAACTCACACCTCAACCACAAGGACCCCACCATCGGTCCAAGCTAATTACTTACAACAAAGCCGATACAAAGAGTCGATGGTTCGCCTGCCCGACCTGTAAGAAAAATCAAAAAGCGTATCCAGATTGGCAAGATCGCCTGCCGGAAGAGGTTTTTCTGTTTTCTTGCTCCTAGCAAGAAGCGCCTTGGGAAGCAACTCAAGTTCCCTGTCCATTCTGCAGTGGGCTCGTCAGCATCCCATGAAAAGCGGCGGGGTGAACTGGGAGTATTATTGTCTAGACCAGTAAAGCGGACAGAGAATGGGAATAAGAAGCCG
Protein-coding regions in this window:
- a CDS encoding competence protein CoiA family protein codes for the protein MSSFKIPFGLRKERLVEVDDVPSGLRCDCVCPGCKRELIARKGEVNAHHFAHAHAKDSDLCEYGTETAIHLMAKQILCEEKRIFAPETLIARKDVDDRGNSHTASRVAHSKGLLIFNEVISEKSFGGTIPDILANVGGEQFIIEIAVTHFCNKDKISTFREKHCNVLEVDLRSFTKSLPTKEDLRSYLVQEEATREWLSLKSYTDVEKQVEEELQDRISAANERNKAKTVTHIERPKLTPQPQGPHHRSKLITYNKADTKSRWFACPTCKKNQKAYPDWQDRLPEEVFLFSCS